Genomic DNA from Williamwhitmania sp.:
GCAGAAGCGGTGAAAGCAGGTTTTGATGTGGTAACCGGAACGCACGACTATAAGGTGGATGCCATGGCGCAAATTAGTGGCGATACGTTTGGTTTCCTGAAGTTTGTTGTCAATAGGAGTAATCAGGAAATTATGGGTGTTCATATCTTTATCAATGGTGCTGCTTCGCTTAGCGGAGAGGCCGCCTTGATTGTTTCCAGAAAATTGACGCTGATGGATGTGGCACAAGCCATCCATCCACACCCAACCCTCACTGAGGCTTTTGCACTGTTGGCAATGAAAATGTTGTCTGGACTGCAGGCCCAAGCGCACTAAGTTTAGCTTGATATCGTTGTAAAAATTGGAGACGTGTTTCCGAATGTTAAAGGAACGTTCAACTGAGTATTGGAGAGATAACAGTATGGAGTAGTGTAAGAATATTGATGGTAACGGGGGTGTCCGCTTGCGCTTCAACGAACCCTGCTCCAGGAAATTTTAACGATGGTCGAGATTTATCTTGGCCATCGTTTGTTTTTACATGTTTAATGTCGTATGTTTACGACATTAAACATTGTTACAGTGACAAACAACAAAGCGGAAGAGTTTAGCCTTGAGCAGCAGGAGCTGGCGTTAATAGGAAAGGTGCTGGCGCATCCGGCACGGATAGCCATAATTGAACTTCTTGCCCAAAAAAAGGAGATACGAACGGGCAACATATCCGATTACCTGCCGCTGGGTAGAACAACGGTGTCGCAGCACCTAAAGGAACTCAAGGAGATGGGAATTATTCGGGGAACCATTGATGGACTTAAGGTTCACTACTGCCTCGATGTGGAGCGACTTGCGGCTATGCAGCGCAGGCTGGACGATTTCTTTGGTTCTGCCCAGAGCGATTTCATCTGCTCGTGCGATTAATGATTGGCAATAATGGAAAGGTTATTCATACAGCAGGGTTTCTACAGCGGTGGGTTTCTGAACTTCACCCCCAAGGAGGCGCTTCGGGAGGTTATGGAGAGCAGGGCTACCATAGTCGACGTGAGGGAGGTTACCCTCACTGGCTACAAGCGGTTTGGCGTTTCGGCGGTAATTTACATACCTTACAGCCAGTTGGGCGAAGCTTGTGAGACCCTTTCACGCACACAACCTCTAATTATTGCCGACTCTGTTGGGCTTCGCAGCCACGAGGCTATGGTGCTTTTAAAGGAGAAGGGGTTTGCAAATATAGCCAATCTTGC
This window encodes:
- a CDS encoding metalloregulator ArsR/SmtB family transcription factor, which translates into the protein MTNNKAEEFSLEQQELALIGKVLAHPARIAIIELLAQKKEIRTGNISDYLPLGRTTVSQHLKELKEMGIIRGTIDGLKVHYCLDVERLAAMQRRLDDFFGSAQSDFICSCD
- a CDS encoding rhodanese-like domain-containing protein — translated: MERLFIQQGFYSGGFLNFTPKEALREVMESRATIVDVREVTLTGYKRFGVSAVIYIPYSQLGEACETLSRTQPLIIADSVGLRSHEAMVLLKEKGFANIANLAGGIVEWERDGLPLSIDSSEQLDGSCMCQLRPRNKK